In Deinococcus misasensis DSM 22328, the genomic stretch CCGAATTGCCATTCCATGACGGTTTGCCTTGGAGGATGCAGCAATTCCATCCACTGTTCGGTTTCTGCGTACTGCAAGATGGTGTTGTTGCGAACAGACAGAAAACGCTGGAAATAACGGGTCATGAACATGTGCTCCGCAGCAGAGCCCATCACCCCGAGGGGCAATTTGTACTCAAAAATCTCTTTCATTTCGGTGTCGCCGTTCTTCAGGACCCGGAAACGGTGTTCGTGCTTGAGGCTTTTGAAAGGCCCACGGACCATTTCGGTCACAAAGTAATAAGGCCGTTCCAGACGGGTCACTCGGGTGGATAGGGTAAAAGGCATCCCGAAGTGTACCGCTTGCCAGGTGACTTCTTCGTTCAAATGGATCAGTCCACTGGTTTTTCCGGCCACCGCTTTTTCTCTGGTGTGTGCAGCCCCGATCATGTGCAGATCAATGCTGCGGCTCAAATCGAAGACCACATCGATTGAGGCATTGATGGTACTGGTCAGGATGATGGTGGGCATAAATTCAGGCTAGCATCAGAAAACATACAAAAATCTTAAGCGGGGCTGAAGGACGGGGCTGCGCCCTGCCGAGGGCCCAGAGCCGAGGGCAAAAACAGCTAAGGCAGAAGGCAAAAAAGCTTTGCCGAAGCATTAGGGATGAGGTGCGCCCTGATAACGTCCATTGACATAAAATCATGTCAAAATATGTTTTAAGACACATCTGCGATACAATGTTCCCATGCAAACGGTCAATGAACTCAGAGAACATGGACTGTCCAAAAGGGGCACCACTGAAGATTTTCCCTTTGGGTTTGAAACACTGGTCCTGCGGGTCAAAGGGAAAATCTTTGCCCTGACCGACATCACCAGAGATCCCATTGTGGTCAACCTCAAATGCCACCCTGAGCGTGCTCTGGAACTCCGGGAAGAATACCCAGAGCATGTTCTGCCCGGCTGGCACATGAACAAAAAGCATTGGAACAGCCTCCTGCTGGATGGAACTTTGCCTGCTGATCTGGTGCTGGAATTGATTGACCACTCTTATGCATTGGTGGCCAAAGGACTTTCCAAGCAGGACAGGGAAGACCTCGGCTTGCTCTGACAGAGGGATTTCCTTGAAAGCAGGAATTCTTTATGCTGTACCCATGGCATGGACGAAACAATACATCTTGGGCATGTTTTTGCTGGTGGCACTCAGGGGCCTTCTGGATGCTTTTCCTGCAAATGTTGCCATCACCAGGGGGGCGAATTATGTGTTTTCTTTCACCTATGGATCTCTGGTTTACCTGTGGTGCAAGGCCGATGCAGAAGCCAGAGCTTATCCGATCACCGATCGAAATGCTTTTCTGACTGGGGTTTTTGGATTTGTGGGAGCAGGTGTTTACTTGCTGGCAACCCAACCTGCAAAAAAAGCAGCCCTTTCCTTTGGACGCGGTCTGGGCATTTTGTTGCTTCAAGGGGTGACGTATTTGCTGATGTTTGGTGCAGGCAAACTGCTGTCTTGAAGTGAATTGTAAGTGACTGAATCTTGTTTTTTGTTCACTTTGCTTTAGACTGACAGCATGTCTGTGAAGCAAGCCCCCACATGGTCACGTCCCCTCTGGATCGCTGCTGGTTTTCTCTGTGTGGGGTTGGGTTTTCTGGGATTTTACCTTCCAGCCATGCCGGGCACGGTTTTCTTTGTGCTGGCTGCAGCCTGTTTCGCTCGCAGCAGTCCCAAGTTCCATGAATGGCTTTTGAATTTGCCTGTTGCAGGCCCCCTGCTCAGGGATTATGAAGCTGGGCTGGGCATGCCCCAGAGGGCCAAAATCTTTGCCATCAGCATGATCGTTATCTCTTGCACGGCCAGCAGCATTCTGGTGTATGGACGGATCATGAAACGCTCTGGAAATGCAGAATATGCTTTGTTGATTGCAGCCTGCATCATTGCTCTCGGGTTGGTGGGCATCTGG encodes the following:
- a CDS encoding YbaN family protein; protein product: MSVKQAPTWSRPLWIAAGFLCVGLGFLGFYLPAMPGTVFFVLAAACFARSSPKFHEWLLNLPVAGPLLRDYEAGLGMPQRAKIFAISMIVISCTASSILVYGRIMKRSGNAEYALLIAACIIALGLVGIWYIGLKVPTREKVIAN
- a CDS encoding MmcQ/YjbR family DNA-binding protein; this translates as MQTVNELREHGLSKRGTTEDFPFGFETLVLRVKGKIFALTDITRDPIVVNLKCHPERALELREEYPEHVLPGWHMNKKHWNSLLLDGTLPADLVLELIDHSYALVAKGLSKQDREDLGLL
- a CDS encoding SRPBCC family protein, whose protein sequence is MPTIILTSTINASIDVVFDLSRSIDLHMIGAAHTREKAVAGKTSGLIHLNEEVTWQAVHFGMPFTLSTRVTRLERPYYFVTEMVRGPFKSLKHEHRFRVLKNGDTEMKEIFEYKLPLGVMGSAAEHMFMTRYFQRFLSVRNNTILQYAETEQWMELLHPPRQTVMEWQFG